One Streptomyces sp. RPA4-2 genomic window carries:
- the hydA gene encoding dihydropyrimidinase, translated as MSRTVIRGGLVITASDEMHADVLIEDGRVVALAASGTPTAESWTAERTIDAAGKYVIPGGVDAHTHMELPFGGTFASDTFETGTRAAAWGGTTTIVDFAVQSVGHSLREGLDAWNAKADGQCAIDYAFHMIVSDVNQDTLKEMDLLVQEGVTSFKQFMAYPGVFYSDDGQILRAMQRSAENGGLIMMHAENGIAIDVLVEQALARGETDPRFHGEVRKALLEAEATHRAIKLAQVAGAPLYVVHVSAQEAVAELARARDEGLNVFGETCPQYLFLSTDNLAEPDFEGSKYVCSTPLRPREHQAALWRGLRTNDLQVVSTDHCPFCFVGQKELGRGDFSKIPNGLPGVENRMDLLHQAVVDGHLSRRRWIEIACATPARMFGLYPKKGTIAPGADADIVIYDPHAEQVMSVETHHMNVDYSAYEGKRVTGRVETVLSRGEPVITEREFTGRAGHGVYTPRSTCQYLL; from the coding sequence ATGAGCCGTACCGTCATCCGTGGTGGCCTCGTCATCACCGCGTCCGACGAGATGCACGCCGACGTCCTGATCGAGGACGGCCGGGTCGTCGCGCTCGCCGCGAGCGGCACCCCGACGGCCGAGTCGTGGACGGCCGAGCGGACCATCGACGCCGCAGGGAAGTACGTCATCCCGGGCGGGGTCGACGCCCACACCCACATGGAGCTGCCGTTCGGCGGCACCTTCGCCTCCGACACCTTCGAGACGGGCACCAGGGCGGCGGCCTGGGGCGGCACCACCACCATCGTCGACTTCGCGGTGCAGAGCGTCGGCCACTCGCTGCGTGAGGGACTCGACGCCTGGAACGCCAAGGCCGACGGCCAGTGCGCCATCGACTACGCCTTCCACATGATCGTCTCGGACGTCAACCAGGACACGCTGAAGGAGATGGACCTGCTGGTCCAGGAGGGCGTCACCTCCTTCAAGCAGTTCATGGCCTACCCCGGCGTCTTCTACAGCGACGACGGCCAGATCCTGCGCGCCATGCAGCGCTCCGCCGAGAACGGCGGCCTGATCATGATGCACGCCGAGAACGGCATCGCGATCGACGTGCTCGTCGAGCAGGCGCTGGCCCGGGGCGAGACCGACCCGCGCTTCCACGGCGAGGTCCGCAAGGCGCTCCTGGAGGCCGAGGCCACCCACCGTGCCATCAAGCTCGCGCAGGTCGCGGGGGCACCCCTGTACGTCGTGCACGTCTCGGCGCAGGAGGCGGTCGCCGAGCTGGCGCGGGCGCGCGACGAGGGACTGAACGTGTTCGGCGAGACGTGCCCGCAGTACCTGTTCCTGTCGACGGACAACCTGGCCGAGCCGGATTTCGAGGGCTCGAAGTACGTGTGCAGCACCCCGCTGCGGCCCAGGGAGCACCAGGCCGCGCTCTGGCGGGGCCTGCGCACCAACGACCTCCAGGTGGTGTCGACGGACCACTGCCCCTTCTGCTTCGTGGGCCAGAAGGAGCTCGGCCGCGGTGACTTCTCGAAGATCCCCAACGGCCTGCCGGGCGTCGAGAACCGCATGGACCTGCTGCACCAGGCCGTGGTCGACGGACACCTCTCCCGCCGCCGCTGGATCGAGATCGCCTGCGCGACGCCGGCCCGGATGTTCGGCCTGTATCCGAAGAAGGGCACCATCGCGCCGGGCGCCGACGCCGACATCGTCATCTACGACCCGCACGCCGAGCAGGTCATGTCCGTCGAGACGCACCACATGAACGTCGACTACTCGGCGTACGAGGGCAAGCGTGTCACCGGCCGGGTCGAGACCGTGCTTTCGCGTGGCGAACCGGTCATCACCGAGCGGGAGTTCACCGGACGCGCCGGGCACGGCGTCTACACCCCGCGCTCCACCTGTCAGTACCTTCTCTGA
- a CDS encoding nitrilase-related carbon-nitrogen hydrolase, which produces MSRVIRAAVFQTAWTGDKESMIQVHEQAARDAAAQGAQVLCFQELFYGPYFCQVQDKAFYEYAEQIPEGPIVRRFQALAEELGIVLVLPMYEEEQPGVLYNTAAVIDADGSYLGKYRKTHIPQVAGFWEKFYFRPGNSGWPVFDTAVGRIGVYICYDRHFPEGWRALGLAGAEIVFNPSATSRGLSGYLWQLEQPAAAVANEYFVGAINRVGVEEYGDNDFYGTSYFVDPEAQFVGEVASDKENELVVRDLDMAKLREVRDRWQFYRDRAPGAYGPLTAP; this is translated from the coding sequence ATGAGCAGAGTGATCCGCGCCGCCGTCTTCCAGACCGCCTGGACCGGCGACAAGGAGTCGATGATCCAGGTCCACGAGCAGGCGGCCCGCGACGCCGCCGCGCAGGGCGCACAGGTCCTGTGTTTCCAGGAGCTCTTCTACGGGCCCTACTTCTGCCAGGTCCAGGACAAGGCGTTCTACGAGTACGCCGAGCAGATCCCCGAGGGCCCGATCGTCCGGCGCTTCCAGGCGCTCGCCGAGGAACTGGGCATCGTCCTCGTCCTGCCGATGTACGAGGAGGAGCAGCCCGGGGTCCTGTACAACACCGCGGCGGTGATCGACGCCGACGGTTCCTACCTGGGCAAGTACCGCAAGACCCACATCCCGCAGGTCGCGGGGTTCTGGGAGAAGTTCTACTTCCGGCCGGGCAACTCCGGCTGGCCGGTCTTCGACACCGCCGTCGGCAGGATCGGTGTCTACATCTGCTACGACCGGCACTTCCCGGAGGGCTGGCGCGCGCTGGGTCTCGCGGGTGCCGAGATCGTCTTCAACCCCTCGGCCACCTCGCGCGGGCTCTCCGGCTACCTGTGGCAGCTGGAACAGCCGGCCGCGGCCGTCGCCAACGAGTACTTCGTGGGCGCGATCAACCGGGTGGGGGTCGAGGAGTACGGCGACAACGACTTCTACGGGACGAGCTACTTCGTCGACCCGGAGGCCCAGTTCGTCGGCGAGGTGGCGAGCGACAAGGAGAACGAACTCGTCGTCCGCGACCTGGACATGGCCAAGCTCCGCGAGGTGCGCGACCGGTGGCAGTTCTACCGGGACCGCGCCCCGGGCGCGTACGGGCCGCTGACGGCTCCCTGA